A genomic window from Deltaproteobacteria bacterium includes:
- a CDS encoding Arm DNA-binding domain-containing protein — translation MAKLATATISKRTVEALVVKRDTVYWDSELSGFGVRAYSSGSKYYVVQTRANGKAAKRVTVGRHGIVTGEDARRRAAPIIARIKAGEEPVAEPAAALAEGPTVGELARRCLRSTWRCGASPGRWRCTR, via the coding sequence ATGGCGAAGCTCGCCACGGCGACGATTTCGAAGCGCACGGTGGAAGCGCTGGTGGTGAAGAGGGACACGGTCTACTGGGACTCGGAGCTTTCAGGCTTCGGGGTTCGCGCCTATTCGTCAGGCAGCAAGTACTACGTGGTGCAGACCCGGGCCAACGGCAAGGCGGCGAAGCGGGTGACGGTGGGCCGGCACGGGATCGTGACGGGGGAGGACGCGCGCAGGCGGGCGGCGCCGATCATCGCGCGCATCAAGGCGGGAGAGGAGCCGGTGGCGGAGCCCGCGGCGGCCCTGGCCGAGGGTCCCACCGTGGGGGAGCTTGCGCGCCGGTGCTTGAGGAGCACGTGGCGGTGCGGTGCAAGCCCAGGACGGTGGAGATGTACACGCTGA